One Megachile rotundata isolate GNS110a chromosome 5, iyMegRotu1, whole genome shotgun sequence genomic region harbors:
- the LOC100882084 gene encoding transforming growth factor beta regulator 1: MTQAYDNYYNDFQKNAELQQNLKYKKKYRRLKRIIKDTVFENAALCDQVAQMQENLMLVKEERLFLLRKLCQQQGDIDPSSMVARSQSNSINSSSFNPECSTPKKTAKKRVSTDGSETKNKAKRYNKTTRKVVQLIPLDVHGRPIFPIALGDLTIYSLGEVVSDRIAYHTEDLIYPVGYCSTRVYANLRDVRTKSLYTCKILDGGQKPRFEIVSDNDLDQSLVGSTPDECHSKLLMAISPALRSITPKGADFFGISHPTVQNLIQSTPGTRKLAMYKQQRFEVSKNQSVERGTSPITEEETDPGLGFAALHRHYALTNSYRIKEEPADKDLLTLQEFLA; the protein is encoded by the exons ATGACACAGGCttatgataattattataatgattTTCAAAAGAATGCCGAATTACAACAaaatctgaaatataaaaagaaatatcgaAGATTAAAGCGAATCATTAAGGATACAGTATTC GAAAATGCAGCTCTTTGTGATCAAGTAGCACAAATGCAAGAAAATCTTATGTTAGTGAAAGAGGAAAGATTATTCCTTTTACGTAAATTATGTCAACAACAAGGAGATATAGATCCTTCCTCTATGGTAGCTCGATCTCAGTCAAATAGTATTAATTCCAGTTCATTTAATCCAGAGTGCTCCACACCTAAAAAGACTGCAAAAAAGAGAGTCTCCACTGATGGTTCAG aaacaaaaaataaagctaAGCGTTATAATAAAACAACAAGAAAAGTAGTTCAATTAATACCATTAGATGTACATGGAAGACCTATATTTCCTATTGCTTTGGGTGATCTCACTATTTATTCTCTCGGTGAAGTAGTTTCCGATAGAATTGCATATCATACAGAAGATCTTATTTATCCAGTAGGTTATTGCAGTACTAGAGTATATGCCAACTTAAGAGATGTAAGAACAAAAAGCTTATATACATGTAAAATATTGGATGGTGGACAGAAACCAAG gttTGAAATAGTATCTGATAATGACCTTGATCAATCATTAGTGGGATCTACCCCTGATGAGTGTCATTCAAAGTTGTTAATGGCAATTTCTCCTGCACTTCGTTCAATAACTCCAAAGGGTGCTGatttttttggaatttcacACCCTACTGTACAAAATCTCATACAAAGTACACCTGGGACGCGTAAGCTTGCTATGTACAAACAACAACGATTTGAA gtAAGTAAAAATCAATCAGTGGAAAGAGGAACAAGTCCAATAACAGAAGAAGAAACAGATCCAGGTCTTGGATTTGCTGCTTTACATAGGCATTATGCTTTAACAAACTCTTATCGAATCAAAGAAGAGCCAGCTGATAAAGACCTTTTAACTCTTCAAGAATTTCTAGCATAA
- the tank gene encoding EI24 domain-containing protein tank, producing MDNVTGIIHAIYRGFVDSLRGAIVLFYMDKRINEKLLKKSPSKIETHGKEVAIVHNPSKCYNQLRESKVLKRTIQCCALNGGVFWASILIFECGLLPFLKYLLSIIFGHSPTMGMTVWSWTKPFLSLTFGTVWVLPLFLLSRIVNSLWFQDIADSAYRYRQGRPLLLSSVSKLVADTLFSILVQALFLGQGMLVSRIPLPPIGDILALIHMCLLYALYAFEYKWFNMGWELHRRLSFIESNWPYFVGFGLPLAVLTQMPNSYVISGCVFSILFPLFIVSGNEAEPVTGVCDCPLKLFSPVIAIANTLFNKTIGPANRR from the exons ATGGATAACGTAACA GGAATAATACATGCCATATACAGAGGATTTGTGGATAGTTTGAGGGGAgctattgttttattttatatggaCAAACgtattaatgaaaaattattgaaaaagtcCCCCTCTAAAATAGAAACTCATGGAAAAGAAGTTGCCATTGTGCATAATCCCTCAAAATGTTATAATCAATTAAG AGAGTCTAAGGTGCTAAAAAGAACTATTCAATGTTGTGCATTAAATGGTGGTGTATTTTGGGCTAGTATCTTGATTTTCGAATGCGGTCTATTACCATTTCTTAAGTACTTACTAAGCATTATATTTGGTCATTCACCGACTATGGGTATGACTGTATGGTCTTGGACAAAACCATTTCTGTCATTAACTTTTGGCACTGTATGGGTATTACCACTATTTCTGCTCAGTAGGATAGTCAACAGTTTATGGTTTCAG GACATAGCGGATAGTGCTTATCGGTACAGACAGGGAAGACCACTACTTCTCTCGAGTGTGAGCAAACTTGTAGCTGATACGCTTTTTAGCATATTAGTTCAAGCATTATTTTTGGGTCAAGGAATGTTGGTTTCCAGGATTCCATTACCCCCTATAGGTGATATTCTTGCTCTTATACATATGTGCCTTTTATATGCTCTCTATGCTTTTGAATACAAGTGGTTCAATATGGGTTGGGAGCTGCATAGACGGTTAAGTTTTATTGAAAGTAATTGGCCATATTTTGTGGGTTTTGGTCTGCCATTAGCAGTACTTACCCAAATGCCCAATTCTTACGTAATAAg TGGCTGtgttttttctatattatttccATTATTTATTGTGAGCGGAAATGAAGCAGAACCTGTAACTGGAGTATG TGACTGCCCGTTAAAGTTATTTTCACCAGTAATTGCTATTGCAAATACACTTTTCAATAAGACAATTGGACCTGCAAATAGACGGTGA
- the LOC105663200 gene encoding uncharacterized protein LOC105663200 isoform X1, with protein sequence MVRKMQNIQRRMKVCLKNGIYTSRDSSDIGYVDQTNSRIRLRDGRDHVWMSPFMDSNVINVSSVQDKSYEKFNTPLKGFIDNAKDIKGVKDKHSLNQPAKIGITNIKQTQHIPPKIQKILMPRNNTKLSYPTLKNMCINSTIDSSSTLIMKRRANIKKILNDSQKKKFQSKLVHQLSNRNNTLRKSTLKNISKFSVLLLYLHFLFCYYLSFTKTQQFIDFFEICTTDTI encoded by the exons ATGGTTCGTAAAATGCAAAATATACAACGAAGGATgaaagtttgtttaaaaaatggaaTTTATACATCGCGCGATAGTTCTGATATAGGCTATGTTGATCAAA cAAACTCAAGGATACGATTACGTGATGGTAGAGATCATGTTTGGATGTCTCCATTTATG GATTCCAATGTCATAAATGTATCCTCAGTTCAAGACAAGTCATATGAAAAGTTTAATACTCCATTAAAAG GTTTTATCGATAATGCAAAGGACATAAAAGGGGTGAAGGATAAA CATAGTCTAAATCAACCAGCAAAAATAGGCATCACAAATATTAAACAGACACAACATATAccaccaaaaattcaaaaaatattaatgccGAGAAACAATACCAAATTAAGTTATCCGACATTAA AAAATATGTGTATCAATTCTACTATTGATTCATCAAGTACATTGATTATGAAAAGAAGAGCTAATATCAAA AAAATACTTAATGATTCACAAAAGAAGAAATTTCAATCAAAGCTCGTGCATCAGCTGTCAAATAGAAATAATACATTGAGGAAATCCACtcttaaaaatataagtaaatttaGCGTACTGCTTTTATaccttcattttttgttttgttattacctctcattcacaaaaacacaacaATTTATTGACTTTTTTGAAATATGTACAACAGATACAATATAA
- the LOC105663200 gene encoding uncharacterized protein LOC105663200 isoform X3 yields MVRKMQNIQRRMKVCLKNGIYTSRDSSDIGYVDQTNSRIRLRDGRDHVWMSPFMDSNVINVSSVQDKSYEKFNTPLKGFIDNAKDIKGVKDKHSLNQPAKIGITNIKQTQHIPPKIQKILMPRNNTKLSYPTLKNMCINSTIDSSSTLIMKRRANIK; encoded by the exons ATGGTTCGTAAAATGCAAAATATACAACGAAGGATgaaagtttgtttaaaaaatggaaTTTATACATCGCGCGATAGTTCTGATATAGGCTATGTTGATCAAA cAAACTCAAGGATACGATTACGTGATGGTAGAGATCATGTTTGGATGTCTCCATTTATG GATTCCAATGTCATAAATGTATCCTCAGTTCAAGACAAGTCATATGAAAAGTTTAATACTCCATTAAAAG GTTTTATCGATAATGCAAAGGACATAAAAGGGGTGAAGGATAAA CATAGTCTAAATCAACCAGCAAAAATAGGCATCACAAATATTAAACAGACACAACATATAccaccaaaaattcaaaaaatattaatgccGAGAAACAATACCAAATTAAGTTATCCGACATTAA AAAATATGTGTATCAATTCTACTATTGATTCATCAAGTACATTGATTATGAAAAGAAGAGCTAATATCAAA TAG
- the LOC105663200 gene encoding uncharacterized protein LOC105663200 isoform X4, with protein sequence MVRKMQNIQRRMKVCLKNGIYTSRDSSDIGYVDQTNSRIRLRDGRDHVWMSPFMDSNVINVSSVQDKSYEKFNTPLKGFIDNAKDIKGVKDKHSLNQPAKIGITNIKQTQHIPPKIQKILMPRNNTKLSYPTLITPEYLRRW encoded by the exons ATGGTTCGTAAAATGCAAAATATACAACGAAGGATgaaagtttgtttaaaaaatggaaTTTATACATCGCGCGATAGTTCTGATATAGGCTATGTTGATCAAA cAAACTCAAGGATACGATTACGTGATGGTAGAGATCATGTTTGGATGTCTCCATTTATG GATTCCAATGTCATAAATGTATCCTCAGTTCAAGACAAGTCATATGAAAAGTTTAATACTCCATTAAAAG GTTTTATCGATAATGCAAAGGACATAAAAGGGGTGAAGGATAAA CATAGTCTAAATCAACCAGCAAAAATAGGCATCACAAATATTAAACAGACACAACATATAccaccaaaaattcaaaaaatattaatgccGAGAAACAATACCAAATTAAGTTATCCGACATTAA